One window of Alosa sapidissima isolate fAloSap1 chromosome 21, fAloSap1.pri, whole genome shotgun sequence genomic DNA carries:
- the nkain1 gene encoding sodium/potassium-transporting ATPase subunit beta-1-interacting protein 1 isoform X1, protein MAWCDGRCTLIVICSLQLVAALQRQVIDFLGYQWAPILANFLHIMAVILGIFGTVQFRSRYIILYAVWLVIWVGWNSFIICFYLEVGHLSQDREFLMTFNTSLHRSWWMEHGPGCLVTAVPDSPLAPQDHHVITISGCLLDYQYIEVVSASLQVFLALFGFVYACYVSKVFLEDEDNVDFIGGFDSYGYRPPQKNSHLQLQPLYTWQVKHVSRLRSKAEMRDRGADVRSFYFVR, encoded by the exons ATGGCTTGGTGCGACGGGAGGTGTACCCTTATTGTGATATGCAGCTTGCAGCTG gtgGCTGCACTACAGAGACAGGTCATAGATTTTCTTGGCTACCAGTGGGCCCCTATCCTGGCCAACTTCCTGCACATCATGGCTGTCATACTGGGAATATTTGGCACTGTCCAGTTCCGCTCACGGTACATCATACTG TATGCGGTGTGGTTGGTTATCTGGGTTGGCTGGAACTCCTTCATCATCTGTTTTTACCTGGAAGTGGGACATCTCTcacag GATAGGGAATTCCTGATGACATTCAACACCTCCTTGCATCGCTCCTGGTGGATGGAGCATGGCCCTGGGTGCCTGGTAACAGCTGTTCCtgactctccattggctcctcAGGATCACCATGTGATAACTATCAGTGGCTGCCTCTTAGATTATCAGTACATAGAGGTGGTCAGTGCTTCCCTGCAGGTCTTCCTAGCT CTCTTTGGCTTTGTGTACGCCTGTTATGTGAGTAAAGTATTCCTGGAGGATGAAGACAATG TTGATTTCATTGGTGGATTTGACTCCTATGGCTACCGTCCTCCCCAGAAGAATTCACATTTGCAGCTGCAGCCCCTCTACAC ATGGCAAGTGAAGCATGTCAGTAGGTTGAGGAGCAAGGCAGAGATGAGGGATCGAGGGGCAGATGTACGAAG TTTTTACTTCGTCAG GTGA
- the nkain1 gene encoding sodium/potassium-transporting ATPase subunit beta-1-interacting protein 1 isoform X2, whose protein sequence is MAWCDGRCTLIVICSLQLVAALQRQVIDFLGYQWAPILANFLHIMAVILGIFGTVQFRSRYIILYAVWLVIWVGWNSFIICFYLEVGHLSQDREFLMTFNTSLHRSWWMEHGPGCLVTAVPDSPLAPQDHHVITISGCLLDYQYIEVVSASLQVFLALFGFVYACYVSKVFLEDEDNVDFIGGFDSYGYRPPQKNSHLQLQPLYT, encoded by the exons ATGGCTTGGTGCGACGGGAGGTGTACCCTTATTGTGATATGCAGCTTGCAGCTG gtgGCTGCACTACAGAGACAGGTCATAGATTTTCTTGGCTACCAGTGGGCCCCTATCCTGGCCAACTTCCTGCACATCATGGCTGTCATACTGGGAATATTTGGCACTGTCCAGTTCCGCTCACGGTACATCATACTG TATGCGGTGTGGTTGGTTATCTGGGTTGGCTGGAACTCCTTCATCATCTGTTTTTACCTGGAAGTGGGACATCTCTcacag GATAGGGAATTCCTGATGACATTCAACACCTCCTTGCATCGCTCCTGGTGGATGGAGCATGGCCCTGGGTGCCTGGTAACAGCTGTTCCtgactctccattggctcctcAGGATCACCATGTGATAACTATCAGTGGCTGCCTCTTAGATTATCAGTACATAGAGGTGGTCAGTGCTTCCCTGCAGGTCTTCCTAGCT CTCTTTGGCTTTGTGTACGCCTGTTATGTGAGTAAAGTATTCCTGGAGGATGAAGACAATG TTGATTTCATTGGTGGATTTGACTCCTATGGCTACCGTCCTCCCCAGAAGAATTCACATTTGCAGCTGCAGCCCCTCTACAC GTGA
- the bmp8a gene encoding bone morphogenetic protein 8A: MVMDPSSQETAGHCKRSSSRRHTLSCCWREQSSVGKGQSRRLSPLAVLLHVCVLLCVCGGVEGVVHSSFRRLSGREKKEMQREILSVLGLPGRPRPHPPLRPPSSAPLFMLDLYHAVSEGEEGLGGRLAAVGTGHVHTHAFPTLSTHMPPLGSVVSEADTVMSFVNLVEHERDLLQPRPYWKEFRFDLTPLPQGETVTAAEFRIYKTLTMGQRANHTLHISVYEIQRENRHREPELVLLDMQSVPAGQEGWLAFDVTSASNRWLLNPRSNLGIRLYVETEEDRSLSAGWVGLIGRRGPRSKQPFMVTFFRASQAPCRPPRAVRHNNPRKKKPKYTLPHPNRPGIFDQIPTSGRQACKRHELYVSFSDLGWKDWVLAPRGYSAYYCDGACDYPLGACMNATNHAMIQLVVHLLKPDEVPKACCAPTKLSPISVLFYDDNNNVILKKHRNMVVKTCGCL, from the exons ATGGTAATGGATCCCTCAAGTCAAGAAACTGCAGGACATTGTAAGAGGAGCAGCTCCAGAAGGCACACACTGTCCTGCTGTTGGAGAGAACAGAGCAGCGTTGGCAAGGGCCAGAGCAGGAGATTGTCCCCCCTGGCTGTCCTGCTCCACGTCTgtgtcctgctgtgtgtgtgcgggggagTGGAGGGGGTGGTCCACTCCAGCTTCCGCCGCCTGAGCGGTCGCGAGAAGAAGGAGATGCAGCGGGAGATCCTCTCGGTGCTCGGCCTGCCGGGGCGACCGCGGCCCCATCCCCCGCTGCGCCCCCCGTCCTCGGCGCCCCTCTTCATGCTGGACCTGTACCACGCCGTGTCCGAGGGCGAGGAAGGACTCGGGGGCCGGCTGGCCGCCGTTGGGACGGGCCACGTCCACACTCACGCCTTCCCCACCCTCAGCACGCACATGCCGCCCCTCGGCTCTGTGGTCAGCGAGGCCGACACCGTCATGAGCTTTGTCAACCTGG TGGAGCATGAGCGGGACCTGCTTCAACCACGACCGTACTGGAAGGAGTTCCGTTTTGACCTCACGCCCCTCCCACAGGGAGAGACTGTGACGGCGGCGGAGTTTCGCATCTACAAGACTCTGACCATGGGCCAGAGGGCCAACCACACGCTACACATTTCCGTCTACGAGATCCAGCGAGAGAACAGACACAG GGAGCCAGAGTTGGTGCTGCTGGACATGCAGTCAGTGCCAGCAGGGCAGGAGGGCTGGCTGGCGTTTGATGTGACCTCAGCCAGTAACCGCTGGCTGCTGAACCCACGGAGCAACCTGGGCATCCGGCTCTACGTGGAGACTGAGGAGG ACCGATCACTGTCTGCAGGATGGGTGGGTCTGATTGGGCGGCGGGGGCCCCGCTCTAAGCAGCCCTTTATGGTGACATTCTTTCGGGCCAGTCAGGCCCCCTGTCGCCCTCCACGAGCAGTCAGGCACAACAACCCCCGGAAAAAGAAACCCAAATACACTCTGCCACACCCCAACCGACCTGGGATATTTG ATCAGATCCCCACAAGTGGCCGCCAGGCATGCAAAAGACATGAACTGTATGTAAGCTTCAGTGATCTGGGATGGAAG gACTGGGTGTTGGCTCCACGGGGTTACTCAGCCTATTACTGTGATGGAGCGTGCGACTATCCCTTAGGGGCTTGCATGAATGCCACCAACCACGCCATGATCCAGCTAGTG GTCCATCTGCTGAAGCCAGATGAGGTGCCGAAGGCATGCTGTGCCCCTACCAAGTTGAGCCCCATATCTGTGCTCTTCTACGACGACAACAACAATGTCATCCTCAAGAAGCACCGCAACATGGTGGTCAAGACCTGCGGCTGTTTATAG